One Streptomyces sp. RPA4-2 genomic window carries:
- a CDS encoding HupE/UreJ family protein, whose product MSRLFRRALLALAAAVITLLCVGGPAVAHGFSSTVYVHVTEGDGGRLRTAVDVEYDLFVVSAADSEHDDPLFRSGTAAFDAGDAAEQAAALRAHTRPAVKYVTDRFSVTSGGTACRATRAGDFTIGRHEGVPYAGLVLDWSCPAESADHVVRSTLFPDGEHYVRDAKTIVTYEVGGRSGSAALDGEHPSFSIGQAWYERFWEFFRLGAEHLLTGIDHILFLLALIAGSRRPREVVLAATSFTLAHSVTFLLAALGVVDVPPAVVEPVIALSIAVVAGWYLWRVWRRGGAAADLGAAGEGHFGLDRAGWTRLGVVFCFGLVHGLGFAGALGIHDAWSWTLLWSLLVFNIGIEAVQLAIIGLVFPLLILIRRQAPRTGVWTTGTISAGVAAMGLLWFVQRVSAV is encoded by the coding sequence ATGTCACGACTGTTCCGCCGCGCCCTCCTCGCCCTTGCCGCAGCGGTGATCACTCTCCTGTGCGTCGGCGGCCCGGCCGTCGCCCACGGATTCAGCTCGACCGTGTACGTCCATGTCACCGAAGGGGACGGCGGCCGCCTGCGGACAGCCGTGGACGTCGAGTACGACCTCTTCGTCGTGTCCGCCGCGGACTCCGAGCACGACGATCCGCTGTTCCGTTCCGGCACCGCCGCGTTCGACGCGGGAGACGCCGCCGAGCAGGCCGCGGCCCTGCGCGCTCACACGCGCCCGGCCGTGAAGTACGTGACGGACCGGTTCTCGGTCACCTCGGGCGGGACGGCCTGCCGGGCCACACGCGCGGGTGACTTCACGATCGGCCGTCATGAGGGCGTCCCGTACGCGGGGCTGGTGCTCGACTGGTCGTGCCCGGCGGAGAGTGCCGACCACGTCGTACGCAGCACACTGTTCCCGGACGGGGAGCACTACGTCCGTGACGCCAAGACGATCGTGACCTACGAGGTCGGCGGCCGTTCGGGGAGCGCGGCGCTCGACGGGGAGCACCCCTCCTTCTCGATCGGTCAGGCGTGGTACGAGCGGTTCTGGGAGTTCTTCCGCCTGGGCGCGGAGCACCTGTTGACCGGCATCGACCACATCCTCTTCCTGCTGGCGCTGATCGCCGGTTCGCGGCGCCCCCGCGAGGTCGTCCTCGCCGCCACGAGTTTCACGCTGGCGCACTCGGTGACGTTCCTGCTCGCCGCCCTCGGCGTGGTGGACGTGCCTCCGGCGGTGGTGGAGCCGGTCATCGCCCTGTCCATCGCGGTGGTCGCGGGCTGGTACCTGTGGCGGGTGTGGCGGCGCGGCGGCGCGGCGGCCGACCTCGGGGCGGCGGGAGAAGGTCACTTCGGCCTGGACCGCGCGGGCTGGACCCGGTTGGGCGTCGTGTTCTGCTTCGGTCTCGTGCACGGGCTGGGATTCGCGGGTGCCCTGGGCATCCACGACGCGTGGTCGTGGACCCTTCTGTGGTCGCTGCTGGTGTTCAACATCGGTATCGAGGCAGTGCAGTTGGCCATCATCGGCCTGGTCTTCCCGCTGCTGATCCTGATCCGCCGACAGGCGCCGAGGACCGGTGTCTGGACCACCGGGACGATCTCCGCGGGCGTCGCCGCGATGGGTCTGTTGTGGTTCGTGCAACGCGTGTCCGCTGTGTGA
- a CDS encoding metallophosphoesterase family protein codes for MRSNHSARASEPTQRRMARGAAAAFLGLTVALGSGLATSPASAAGTDAVTGIVLGVGANESQRTVTWYTSADTAQKVQMVPTAQLAGGDFPADAATFDATGSANIATSGGFNRHATITGLKENTAYSYRVGTEGNWSSAYSFKTQDFEGNYDFLFYGDPQIGSSGDLAKDQAGWQDTLDVSLAANPNAELLVSGGDQVETANTESNWNSFLAPDKLRQYPWAATIGNHDVGGKAYEQHFTTPNTDRSGSYYSNGNPASNTSGGDYWYIYKDVLFIDLNSNSYNPATGGGGDAAHVNYVSDVINKHGSEAKWKVLVYHHSIYSPASHAKDGDNKTRRTDFPTTFSKLGVDLVLQGHDHSYSRSYLIKNGEKADPAEQPGAADVYPGPGGVLYVTANSSSGSKYYDITAPDNSGTSGAGNGADPLNPKNYWYNSVQNQEHVRSYVKVQVRNDKLVVENLRSGTCAAPNSEVEHGLSCSNTTADQPVGSTVDKVTVHPFHGDKQDLQVNVPNPAPGEFGWTIDGYNGLVDLGTAKEQDGDHFTATGKINPLLVSDSRRSLAPWSISANVGDFRDADKTFSGANLGWTPFVLDGGAGAKAGDPVASGYDDHGQGLALSRALGSAEQGHPRGEARLGADLDLKIPDSVEKGGYRATLTITALSS; via the coding sequence ATGAGATCGAACCACTCCGCGCGGGCTTCCGAGCCCACGCAGCGCCGTATGGCCCGGGGGGCCGCCGCGGCGTTCCTGGGCCTGACCGTGGCCCTCGGCTCCGGCCTGGCGACATCCCCGGCCTCGGCCGCCGGCACCGACGCGGTCACCGGCATCGTCCTGGGCGTCGGCGCCAACGAGTCGCAGCGCACGGTCACCTGGTACACCTCCGCCGACACCGCGCAGAAGGTCCAGATGGTCCCGACCGCGCAGCTCGCCGGCGGCGACTTCCCGGCCGACGCGGCGACCTTCGACGCGACCGGCAGCGCGAACATCGCGACGAGCGGCGGCTTCAACCGCCACGCGACGATCACCGGCCTCAAGGAGAACACCGCCTACTCCTACCGGGTCGGCACCGAGGGCAACTGGTCCTCGGCGTACTCCTTCAAGACGCAGGACTTCGAAGGCAACTACGACTTCCTGTTCTACGGCGACCCGCAGATCGGCTCGTCCGGCGACCTCGCCAAGGACCAGGCCGGCTGGCAGGACACCCTGGACGTCTCGCTGGCCGCCAACCCGAACGCCGAACTCCTGGTGTCCGGCGGCGACCAGGTCGAGACCGCGAACACCGAGTCCAACTGGAACTCGTTCCTCGCTCCCGACAAGCTGCGCCAGTACCCGTGGGCCGCCACCATCGGCAACCACGACGTCGGCGGCAAGGCGTACGAGCAGCACTTCACCACGCCGAACACCGACCGCTCGGGGTCGTACTACTCCAACGGCAACCCGGCGTCGAACACTTCGGGCGGTGACTACTGGTACATCTACAAGGATGTGCTGTTCATCGACCTCAACAGCAACAGCTACAACCCGGCCACCGGGGGCGGCGGCGACGCGGCGCACGTCAACTACGTCTCCGACGTCATCAACAAGCACGGCTCCGAGGCCAAGTGGAAGGTGCTCGTCTACCACCACTCGATCTACTCCCCGGCGTCCCACGCCAAGGACGGCGACAACAAGACCCGTCGTACGGACTTCCCGACCACCTTCTCCAAGCTCGGCGTCGACCTGGTGCTCCAGGGTCACGACCACAGCTACTCCCGCAGCTACCTGATCAAGAACGGTGAGAAGGCGGACCCGGCCGAGCAGCCCGGCGCCGCCGACGTGTACCCCGGCCCCGGTGGCGTCCTCTATGTGACGGCCAACTCCTCCTCGGGCTCGAAGTACTACGACATCACCGCTCCGGACAACAGCGGCACCAGCGGTGCGGGCAACGGCGCCGACCCGCTGAACCCGAAGAACTACTGGTACAACTCGGTCCAGAACCAGGAGCACGTCCGCTCCTACGTCAAGGTCCAGGTGCGCAACGACAAGCTCGTCGTCGAGAACCTGCGCAGCGGTACGTGCGCGGCCCCGAACTCCGAGGTCGAGCACGGCCTGTCGTGCAGCAACACCACCGCCGACCAGCCGGTCGGCTCGACGGTCGACAAGGTCACCGTGCACCCGTTCCACGGCGACAAGCAGGACCTCCAGGTCAACGTGCCCAACCCGGCCCCGGGCGAGTTCGGCTGGACGATCGACGGTTACAACGGCCTGGTCGACCTCGGCACCGCCAAGGAGCAGGACGGCGACCACTTCACGGCGACCGGCAAGATCAACCCGCTGCTCGTCTCCGACAGCCGCCGTTCGCTCGCCCCTTGGTCCATCTCGGCCAACGTGGGCGACTTCCGGGACGCCGACAAGACGTTCTCGGGCGCGAACCTCGGCTGGACGCCGTTCGTCCTCGACGGCGGCGCGGGTGCCAAGGCCGGTGACCCGGTGGCCTCCGGCTACGACGACCACGGTCAGGGCCTGGCCCTCTCGCGTGCGCTCGGTTCGGCCGAGCAGGGCCACCCGCGTGGCGAGGCCCGCCTCGGCGCCGACCTGGATCTGAAGATCCCGGACAGCGTCGAGAAGGGTGGCTACCGCGCCACCCTCACGATCACCGCGCTCAGCAGCTGA